ctggctgagtggctcagacggtcgaggcgctggccttctgaacccaacttggcagggccgagctcagtgcggtggtatttgaaggtgctcagcctcatgtcagtagatttactgacacataaaagagctcctgcaggactaaattccagcacctcgacgtctcaaaaaaaacctaaaagttgatagtgggacataaagccaataacattattatttagcctaccctatgactatgagtcatgctcatgaccactcgaaattgtctgttttatatttggaagaaccactcggtattctcttagtttgtatgtcgcatcattgcacaatacttcaataatcgaatcacgaggttaccgatgtacgtggacagtgagtatgtaagtagactgatgcaatagattaaataaatgatgtttaatcagaaaaccagtgggctactgtacatatcctgtagcctatacaaaatatgacgattttaaaaaagcctctgctgatagaaaaagacattttcaaagatgaccgagttagctggtcgtgcgtttagggtcgcgtagctatgagcttgcattcggggaatggtgggttcaaatcctaccgtcggcagccgttaaaatggttttcggtggtttcccattttcacaccagacacatgcttgtgctgtaccttaattaagaccacggccgcttccttcccacttctagccctttcctatctcttctatcctctttgtcgccataagacctatctgtgttggtgcgacgtaaagcaaattgatttatatttgatatgtgggctacttattgtggacacaggtatttttatatgtaattctctatatatatatacagtatacgcgagttgtgactttcagagaactgtggaaaaccattagatagtgtataaaatttaagttatgtcagtattttaacaggcgtacaatgtttacatcgtgtattggtgacagagtgctgtctccctttctctctcccccccttgcccgctcctcctcacattgcgccacagcagttctagataattccactccgattggacactgatccccacctgcacatctataccgccctgtaacttgtagatacacaattcccacaattttgaaatgtaacttcgttatatcagaaaggacggggcaatcagaaatgtattatttcccagcaaagttataacattcttaacctcatggaatggctcttacaatggtacagctaactcctcggcttctcttctttcttcttcttcttcttcttcatcttcttcatcttcctcctctgattcactgcttccatgatgaatgactagttcctccacttcaggaagacctctcacctcattattgtagaactcgacaatcttcttctcagtgtgtttcacttcatttctccacatctctgctgtcacctataagatatattgaagtatcacaacctgacaagtatattataaactccacttgcatatatccaataaataacatttccacttggcctacctgatcaagagattctttccacacagctgtagctctgtccaatccgtgaccaggtcttgaagccactgttttgttataatactgttttgccacagaccatacaaattcgatggcattgaaaaatgagttgtatggaggaagtcgtaagacggtatggccttcactgtgcagcatctcgtcaacaacgtacctggttttaaagaaacagagaaatattgttatgcatacatgaaagtcaaatacacgagtgtaaacaatattatctaaacttatgtttacgtgcttctgtacctctttaagtgacttcgattcatattacacaacctttgcagctcatcttttgtagcattttctggtggagaaactccattctgccttaaccatgactgtaaattaaaggaaaaataaaaattaatttctgtaacatcattaaacatcattcagtagaaggaaatattcaattaagtataattaccactaattgatccttcctccatttcgttgttggttgatgttcaacaagcttacagtgatatggtgcattatccattacaataacacagggtcctatatttcttaatcctacgattaattgcttcttcacccacatctgaaatttctcgctgttcatagcaccatggtaatcctgatttctcttcaagtttgtagcaaatatcaaatcagcacctgtaagaattttaagttttagtatgaagttatttcttctaaaaaaaagtattccctaaaaatgagatcacccctcttcaaggataggcctattaataaaaaatgtgatttctgttgaatgatacaaaaagctgtctgactttaagtgaaaccaactactgtgtagcaaagtcacctgatgatgaagtcaattaattactacttacactactttatcgtaacatctctcatgaatgtatctccattagtaggcctatatctggattagaagtccacgatcacttgcataaaagataagtataaacacccatttcaataccttagaacaaatgtaattgctgcgaacactgaacctatatcagacagtaagaaataagaagcttggaaggtgtttaacagtcaggtatcaagcactgattcaggtggagattgtcgaatgcagaataaacataataaataggcctacaatacaagtaatttactgatacaaatatccagtaatattatatgaaagtacactgagtaagttttgattgaaatacctctctaaggttaatcattggcctaaagtgaatacctgcaagtctttttaataacagtggagaagtcaaaatcaaaaaccacgtacagagctcaatgagcggtaagttataatgccacttccgacctagtgccagtcaatttcaatcaatcagtcaccactgatctgcacttaggacagaagatgtagtttcagggataggcctagtattttcttcaataattgcaaagaatttggaaatttattgaacacctcccttggtaaagtattccaatccctaactcccttcttaaaaaaaacaaatatttgccccacttttcatcaactttatcactgtactgtgatcttacctacttttaaaataccactgaaacgtattcgtctaccaatgtcattccacaccacctatccaccgacagctcggaatataccacttagtccagcaacttgtctcctttcacccaagtcttcccagcccaaacccgacaaaatttttgtaacgctactcttttgtcagaaatcacccacaacaaatcgtgcttctgtcttttgaacttttccaattctcaaaccaagtaatcccagtgagggtctcatacacaggaactgtacttaagttggggtcttatcagagacttatgtgcccccccctgcatccgtactacaaaccctaaataccctcataactatgtaaagagagatcacctcgctacaataaaatgaagtaaaataaagtaagaacataccaggtacaaagccatccttcgttccagcatgaacaataaccagtcttcctccctcagacacaggtcgacgaattactccttgaacatcatgtccagatttgtgtggtttattccaagagtatgtgggtgaccctgaaagacaaatgcacaattgaaaccaaagacacctgatgaagataaattattccaggattttttttatataaaatgtaatatataacatatatattcaccattcataaaaatccaagcctcatccaagaaaacaacaggttttggtttctcactgtccttattacgcatgtattccctcagaaaacaggatctcttaaaacaaatgtcttcattttctctaacatacgcatagggatcacctttactccacacaaaccccatggccttcaaaattcttcttaatgatgtttcgtagcccttgtacaaataagtgtcataatttgctttcatgtggacgaaaacctttcttacagttacgacttctcctgtgggaagaaaaaagagagttacaagggactcaaaagagctgtatgacaatacatgcacaaaacatttctgggagcttatctcacctgcgtgccaatttctataaataatgttgcaatagattccttatgaagtcaccttacctttatgtaatttatcataaataaaccttgctatcgcttccttagaaaaactgtctatgctggtcactggatgttcacgctttcggcgtttacctggtgtagaaaattcaactcccttcttgaaatttcctattacttttcggactaaaccgaaactacactgtaagaatacacacacagaaatatattacatacacatataccgtaagtcaacatgaatacacaaaggttaagtctacgaaccgtatcgaagtcgacacaagacatggtataggcctaggtCTACATAGGGATgagcgcgactgaagcctggaatcgagagcgtcgactccatcgactccgaacaccggtctcggttcgcatgaagcctctcgactccaagttaacgtgatgcgcattgcggggccgcacagccgcttcgcatgaagcctctcgattCCAAGTaaacctgatgcgcattgcggggccgcacagCCGCTTCGCATGAAgtctcgcgactccaagcgaacttgactctcattgcagGGCCGCtagcgtgtcgaggcgcggaaaataacatgaaatatcatacattttgctgctcatttgcccattgggattTTGAAGAGTATTGTAGAATGGCGTAcagtatcgttaacgaagacgacgagcgtaatggtgtatttgaaataaaataaaacgtgtcaagtcagaaagtatcggcatagcagaacacgggcatttaatttcacgtctttattcgtcgtgatcaggaaattgataaacagatatcaatggtaaatcattatgaactgcacatgaacgatgaaaaccaatctaatatgggtaaatccactaacataattcgaacatagattaaaccattaccagcgcctccgtggctcaggcagcagcacgtcggtctctcaccgctggattccgtggttcaaatcccggtcattccatgtgagatttgtgctggacaatgcggaggcggacAGGGTTTATTTCGGGTTCTCTGGTTTTGCCTGTCATGTGTCATTCccgcaacactttccaatatcatttcttttcatttgtcagttattcatcattgccccagaggagtgcgacaggcttcggcagccggcacgattcctatccttgccgcaaaatgggggcttcattcatgtcATCCCTGACCCgaacaatgactggaaaacaggttgtaggttttcattttcattaaaccaTTACGAATAAACACTGTGAATGAAGCCTTAACCAAACCCGCCGATGTTGCCTCCCATACATGTTGATGGTTATACAGTGCGACAATAAACACTGAATAATATTCGTCCCACAAAAtatggtagtccgcctctgtggtatggtggttagtgtgattagctgccacccccggaggcccgggttcgattccaggctctgtcacgatatttgaaaagtggtacgagggctggaacggggtccactcagcctggtgaGGAcgtctgggcgacgtactggtcattctcaccagttgtataccccgaccaagagtctgaagctccaggacactgcccttgaggtggtagaggtgggctccctcgctaagtccgagggaaaaaccgaacctggaggttaaacagatacagatgatgatgatgatgatgatgatgattattattattattattattattgaggggtgtagatgcaaaactcacattctccacttTTCCAAACTTTTGGAAAAAGGCAAAaaaactgtttaatgttgaaggccatggtattgtactttaattttttttttttgttacatgtTTGTTTCAATATGAACTGTTTGCCCACACTGCAAAGCTTTGTTTAAAGAGGGCTCTTTTGTAATTTTAAAGTAAAATTCAGACAAtgtgagttttgaacaaaactgtggTCAACTGTGAGTTTTGCAACAAACTTTTATGGATAATGTTAGTTATGAAGCAAAACGGTTTAACATTGAAAACGAACCAAGTAAAATATCGTGGGTTGGTATGCTGTTATAGGTTGTGTTAGCAAAATAGAAACAAAAAGCATTAAGAAATGAACAAATTTTAATATCTAAAATGTTAGAAACTTTAGTAGACTACAGGTTTTACACATTAATGACACTGACTTCTTCAGTCGGCTCACAAACAGGTTCCTCTTCTTCAGTGTCATCAGCTCCAtcaatgtttttgtaaaatagtaACTCCTCGTTATCTCTCCAGTGGTCTCCGTAATGTTTCGTCAACAAGTTGTTGACATCAACCTTCTTGGTTTCTTTTGTTGTGTTTGACGCAGGTATAACATTAGGACTCATGTTAGAAAGCAGTTTCCCTGGCTTGGTTAGAGATTTGGACACTCCAAGATCTGACTTGTATGTGTACTCTCCCCTAACACGTACGTCCTTCGCTTTAGTTCTTGTCAGAACAATCCTCCTGCAGGCCCCAAGTTGAAAGTGAAATTGCGCCGGTTTCTTCATAAatgtctctttttcttttttccagtcAAACACTTGACAGTCAATGCCAACTTTAACTACTTTAGCATGTTCACTAATAATATCAATGCACTCTGATGGTTTGTAAATCACTTCTTTTTTCCTTATAGACTTTTCTATTACCCCAAACACTCGGTCTGGTGGCAGAAAACTGAGGCCTGTTATaggaaaataaagttccactgttCTTACATTTTTCGGCGCAAGTTTGGAAAGCCAGTGGCAAGCCATGGCCAGGACAATAGAATTTttgttttggcctccacatccgtCACACACTAATCGCACAGTAGTAATAGGGCTTTCCATTTCTGTTGCTATGAGTGTATCAAAAACCAAAGAAGCAATTTCGTTTGATCCTTTGCCAAACTCGTTTTCTGTCCAAATGTAGGCTGTCACATTTTCTGGAGTCAGTTTactttttgaatctcctttaaccaCGGTGAAGTTATGAAGGTAAATTTGCCTACTGTAGTACGCGGCTTGATCAGGTACTTTTGGCAGGGGTaagttcttttggcaatcataacTAAAAGTCACAATTTTTGGGTCAGTACATTTGAGTGATGTATAAAATGCCTTAGCAAGTAACTTATGCACACGTTTTTCAGTGATAATCTGTTGCTTTTCCTCACCTGGACCTGCATGTTTTAATCGTTCATCTAACTGTAGGCAAGTAGAGCAAACGTCCACCCTTGGTGAGCCAAAGCCAAGATTGTATGTTTTGTTAAAAATAGATCTA
This DNA window, taken from Anabrus simplex isolate iqAnaSimp1 chromosome X, ASM4041472v1, whole genome shotgun sequence, encodes the following:
- the LOC137503345 gene encoding uncharacterized protein, with amino-acid sequence MSPNVIPASNTTKETKKVDVNNLLTKHYGDHWRDNEELLFYKNIDGADDTEEEEPVCEPTEESWLRQNGVSPPENATKDELQRLCNMNRSHLKRYVVDEMLHSEGHTVLRLPPYNSFFNAIEFVWSVAKQYYNKTVASRPGHGLDRATAVWKESLDQVTAEMWRNEVKHTEKKIVEFYNNEVRGLPEVEELVIHHGSSESEEEDEEDEEEEEEERREAEELAVPL